In 'Nostoc azollae' 0708, the following are encoded in one genomic region:
- a CDS encoding PAS domain S-box protein, whose amino-acid sequence MLNPLGIAIGFLIIILFTTYYLLQRQITQRQQTGNILRQQTERERLVSQIAHHIRTSLNLEEVLVTTVAEVKHFLQADRVLIYRLWEDGTGSAITETVSPDYPCILGRIFPAEVFPREYHHAYTQGRTTAITNVESDVNSCLAEFLNQFGVKAKLVVPILQEVRKVRETDNSESLHPSPHLWGLLIAHQCSNVRQWQTWEVELMKQLATQVAIAIQQSELYEQLQQLNAQLEHRVQQRTEELARTNTSLRAEIVERQRTEAALRHTNQTLQSLIAASPRAIFTLDLHNNVKMWNPAAERMFGWSETEVLDQPNPIMSAELEEYEKIKETVIQGITPPSVEVRQRKKDNSLIDIVFSAAPLHNSEGVISGMVAVVADITEQKRQAEQVRFLESVVVNTNDAVLITEAEPIDEPVPRILYINEAFTRMTGYSPEEVLGKTPGILQGPKTTGAVLDQVRTALFSRESVTVEAINYRKDGSEFWVESSIVPVADKTGYYTHWISIQRDVSERKRIEQALRCSEERFRSLIENALDVITILDTDGTIHYMSPSVEKVLGYRSVELINQNFFAWIHPDDFVATCYNITNAIKNPDVPLPVEFRYRHQDDSWRTLEAISQKFVDNSELTSIVVNSRDITERKRLEEVRLALEREKELSAMKIRFFSMASHEFRTPLSTALAAAQLLENSPHAWENGGKRSRNLRRIQDSVKNMVQLLDDILTINRAETGNLEFNPQWLDLERFCRQFVEEIRLSNTSEYILTFTCDSVPWRNTVEQWQQAYLDEKLLRSILGNLLSNAIKYSPEKTQVDFCLNFDHNQVIIQISDHGIGISTTDQDQLFEPFHRGHNVRNIAGTGLGLVVVKKCVDLHGGHLNIVSELGHGTTVTVTLPLA is encoded by the coding sequence ATGCTTAATCCATTAGGTATTGCAATTGGATTCTTAATTATCATCCTTTTCACAACTTACTACTTACTGCAACGACAAATAACTCAACGACAACAGACAGGAAATATCCTCCGACAACAGACAGAAAGAGAACGTCTAGTTAGCCAAATAGCTCACCATATTCGCACATCTCTGAACTTAGAAGAAGTGCTAGTCACTACAGTTGCAGAGGTAAAACACTTTCTTCAAGCTGACAGAGTGCTGATTTATCGACTTTGGGAAGATGGAACCGGTAGCGCCATTACCGAAACCGTATCACCTGACTATCCTTGTATTTTGGGTCGAATATTTCCAGCGGAAGTCTTTCCTAGAGAATATCATCACGCCTACACTCAAGGAAGAACTACTGCTATTACCAATGTTGAAAGCGATGTAAATTCATGTTTGGCAGAATTTTTGAACCAGTTCGGTGTAAAGGCTAAATTGGTAGTACCGATTTTGCAGGAAGTCAGGAAAGTTAGAGAAACTGATAACTCTGAATCCCTCCACCCTTCTCCCCATCTTTGGGGATTGTTAATTGCTCACCAATGCAGTAATGTGCGTCAATGGCAAACCTGGGAAGTTGAGTTAATGAAACAACTAGCCACCCAGGTAGCGATAGCCATTCAACAATCAGAACTGTACGAACAGTTGCAACAACTCAATGCTCAACTAGAACATCGTGTACAACAACGCACGGAAGAACTAGCCAGAACCAATACATCTTTGCGGGCTGAAATTGTCGAACGTCAGCGCACTGAAGCTGCACTCCGCCACACTAACCAAACCTTACAATCTCTCATCGCCGCCTCACCCCGTGCTATTTTCACCTTGGATTTACACAACAATGTCAAAATGTGGAATCCCGCAGCCGAAAGAATGTTTGGTTGGAGTGAAACAGAAGTATTAGATCAGCCCAACCCGATTATGTCCGCAGAGTTGGAGGAGTATGAAAAGATTAAGGAAACCGTCATCCAAGGTATCACTCCTCCCAGTGTAGAAGTACGTCAACGCAAAAAAGACAATTCGCTAATTGATATTGTGTTCTCTGCTGCTCCCCTACACAACAGTGAGGGAGTGATTAGTGGTATGGTGGCAGTTGTAGCCGACATCACCGAACAGAAACGGCAAGCCGAGCAAGTGCGATTTCTTGAGTCTGTAGTCGTTAACACCAATGATGCAGTTTTGATTACAGAAGCAGAACCCATTGATGAACCAGTTCCCCGCATTCTCTATATTAATGAAGCCTTTACTCGGATGACTGGGTATAGCCCGGAAGAAGTGTTAGGTAAAACCCCCGGTATTCTCCAAGGACCGAAAACTACTGGCGCTGTCTTGGATCAAGTGCGAACCGCCCTATTTAGTAGGGAATCTGTGACAGTGGAGGCAATCAACTATCGCAAAGATGGCTCGGAATTTTGGGTAGAATCCAGTATAGTTCCTGTAGCTGACAAAACTGGTTATTATACGCACTGGATTTCAATCCAGCGAGATGTTAGCGAACGCAAGCGCATTGAACAAGCATTACGTTGTAGTGAAGAAAGATTTCGCTCGTTAATTGAAAATGCCCTAGATGTAATTACCATCCTCGATACAGACGGAACTATTCACTACATGAGTCCATCTGTGGAAAAGGTTTTGGGTTATCGGTCTGTGGAATTGATTAATCAAAACTTTTTTGCCTGGATTCATCCTGATGACTTTGTTGCCACTTGTTACAACATTACCAATGCCATTAAAAATCCAGATGTACCCTTACCTGTAGAATTTCGTTATCGTCATCAAGATGATTCTTGGCGGACTCTAGAAGCCATCAGCCAGAAATTTGTGGATAATTCAGAATTAACAAGCATTGTGGTGAATTCACGTGATATTACGGAACGAAAACGATTAGAAGAAGTGAGACTTGCATTGGAGCGAGAAAAAGAATTAAGTGCTATGAAGATTCGCTTCTTCTCGATGGCATCCCATGAATTTCGGACACCACTGAGTACAGCCTTAGCTGCTGCCCAATTATTAGAAAATTCTCCCCATGCCTGGGAAAATGGAGGAAAGCGATCGCGCAACTTACGGCGCATTCAAGACTCAGTGAAAAATATGGTGCAGCTTCTAGATGACATCCTCACCATCAATCGGGCAGAAACTGGTAACTTAGAATTTAATCCCCAATGGCTGGATTTAGAAAGATTTTGTCGTCAGTTTGTGGAAGAAATCCGTCTGAGTAACACTTCTGAATACATACTCACCTTTACTTGTGACAGCGTCCCCTGGCGTAACACCGTAGAACAATGGCAACAAGCATATCTGGATGAAAAGTTATTGCGCTCAATTTTGGGAAATCTCTTGTCAAACGCCATTAAATATTCCCCAGAAAAAACTCAGGTTGATTTCTGCCTCAACTTTGATCATAATCAAGTAATTATTCAAATTAGCGATCACGGCATCGGGATTTCCACAACTGACCAAGATCAACTATTTGAGCCATTTCATCGGGGTCACAATGTCCGTAACATTGCTGGAACCGGACTAGGACTAGTCGTTGTTAAAAAATGTGTGGATCTACATGGTGGGCATTTGAACATCGTTAGTGAACTAGGTCATGGTACAACTGTCACCGTCACATTACCCCTAGCCTAA
- a CDS encoding DUF6883 domain-containing protein — MRTEHKRGGTKAKLLLQFDYSPNHWQQLELDIRKFHLTIDVNLIKETAYGTRYEVSVNLLSPINRPLLVKTIWQIDRGTDFPRLITLFTD; from the coding sequence ATAAGAACTGAACATAAACGTGGTGGGACAAAAGCTAAATTACTCCTCCAATTTGACTATTCTCCCAATCACTGGCAGCAGCTAGAATTAGATATCCGTAAGTTTCATCTAACTATAGATGTTAATCTGATTAAAGAAACTGCTTATGGTACAAGATATGAAGTTAGCGTAAATCTGCTTAGCCCCATCAACAGACCACTCCTTGTCAAGACAATCTGGCAAATAGATAGAGGTACAGACTTTCCTCGACTGATCACTTTATTTACCGATTAG
- a CDS encoding transposase family protein, whose amino-acid sequence MILAYFESNKKSSITTKGELTSEQKSGNKEFSTKGIFVEQVIRLVKIFRVPQERFPLDSPIYSQVILTNYLWFSHIRNWFISFAHFIHVMDMRSVMN is encoded by the coding sequence GTGATATTAGCTTATTTCGAGAGCAACAAGAAAAGTTCGATAACAACCAAAGGAGAATTAACCTCAGAACAAAAGTCAGGAAACAAAGAGTTTTCCACCAAGGGTATTTTTGTTGAACAGGTTATTAGACTTGTAAAAATATTCCGGGTACCTCAAGAAAGATTTCCCCTGGATTCCCCAATTTACTCACAAGTAATTCTTACTAACTATTTATGGTTTAGTCACATTAGGAATTGGTTCATTAGTTTTGCCCATTTCATACATGTTATGGATATGAGGTCAGTTATGAATTAG
- a CDS encoding transposase family protein produces MPTFEVLSLHFGIWKTEAKDTFHYWLEILRNVLPTSLLEQVEKHDSDYGMAIELLTEFHLIVDSMEQPGGRPSDNQEQKRYFSGKKKQHRFKNQFVILPEGKDIVDVEVGQKGPTSDISLFREQQEKFDNNQRRINLRTKVRKQRVFHQGYFC; encoded by the coding sequence ATGCCAACATTTGAGGTTTTAAGTTTGCATTTCGGTATATGGAAAACGGAAGCAAAGGATACATTTCATTACTGGCTAGAGATATTACGAAATGTTTTGCCTACTAGTCTCCTTGAACAGGTAGAAAAACATGATAGCGACTATGGGATGGCGATAGAACTATTGACGGAGTTTCACTTAATAGTGGACAGCATGGAACAGCCAGGAGGAAGGCCTTCAGATAATCAGGAGCAAAAAAGGTATTTTTCAGGTAAGAAGAAGCAGCACAGATTTAAAAATCAGTTTGTTATCTTACCAGAAGGAAAAGATATTGTCGATGTAGAAGTAGGACAAAAAGGCCCAACCAGTGATATTAGCTTATTTCGAGAGCAACAAGAAAAGTTCGATAACAACCAAAGGAGAATTAACCTCAGAACAAAAGTCAGGAAACAAAGAGTTTTCCACCAAGGGTATTTTTGTTGA
- a CDS encoding HEAT repeat domain-containing protein, with the protein MISLQPDITLDQLAFLSVESLIEAYPACPNQNIQARIISILAELGDERALDLLVEVVGVEVANHCQGNIRRVAARGLEQMVIATTDPEKSQRAIYKLSWALLNAEDWALRYAAAVSLGGIATVEINTILDQAMTQESDRVVKERIRMILNV; encoded by the coding sequence ATGATAAGTCTGCAACCAGACATAACATTAGACCAACTTGCATTCCTCAGTGTGGAATCTTTGATTGAGGCTTATCCCGCTTGCCCAAATCAAAACATACAGGCACGTATTATCAGCATTCTAGCTGAACTTGGTGACGAGCGCGCTTTAGATTTACTTGTGGAAGTTGTGGGTGTAGAAGTTGCTAATCACTGCCAAGGAAATATACGTCGAGTGGCAGCTAGGGGCTTAGAACAGATGGTGATTGCCACTACGGACCCGGAAAAAAGCCAAAGAGCAATTTATAAGCTATCTTGGGCATTATTAAATGCTGAAGATTGGGCGTTGCGTTATGCAGCGGCAGTTTCTTTGGGAGGAATTGCTACTGTTGAAATCAATACCATCCTTGACCAAGCTATGACGCAAGAATCAGACCGAGTAGTTAAAGAACGGATTCGGATGATTTTGAATGTGTAA
- a CDS encoding HEAT repeat domain-containing protein — MVVTNSSTEPILSPETAIAALDAEDNQIRYYAAWWLGKHQIQSACTALCQQLHDVRYRTVQGGYPLRRQVARALGQLKNIQALPALLEALRCEEDGQFREAVIEALGKIGDLTASYPLLQLLQLGTSQPYEALIEALGELRVSEARPLVEPFLQHSSERVQCAAARYLYLITQQPEYLQRIIKNLNHENPYLRWAAAFDLGAIGHIQAAEAIVQAKVGNSLKLLNLKQILETVLEGDVSELEKQKAIQNIFKAIDQLLMRL; from the coding sequence ATGGTTGTTACTAATTCCTCTACTGAACCAATTCTCTCTCCTGAAACAGCGATCGCTGCCCTAGATGCAGAGGATAATCAAATTAGATATTATGCTGCTTGGTGGTTGGGAAAACATCAAATTCAATCAGCCTGTACAGCACTTTGTCAGCAACTCCATGATGTACGCTATCGTACAGTTCAAGGCGGTTATCCTTTACGTCGTCAGGTTGCTCGTGCTCTAGGACAACTCAAAAATATTCAAGCATTACCCGCATTGCTGGAAGCCCTCAGATGTGAAGAAGATGGGCAATTTCGGGAAGCTGTCATTGAGGCATTGGGAAAAATTGGCGATCTCACTGCGAGTTATCCTCTGTTACAACTTTTACAGTTGGGTACATCCCAACCCTATGAAGCCTTAATTGAAGCCTTGGGAGAATTACGGGTATCAGAAGCTCGTCCTTTGGTTGAACCATTTTTACAGCATTCCTCAGAAAGAGTGCAGTGTGCAGCTGCTCGTTATCTCTATCTCATCACCCAACAACCTGAATATCTCCAACGCATCATTAAAAATCTGAATCATGAAAATCCCTATTTGCGCTGGGCTGCTGCCTTTGATTTAGGGGCAATTGGTCACATACAAGCAGCTGAAGCAATTGTGCAAGCAAAGGTTGGTAATAGTCTCAAGCTGTTAAACCTAAAACAAATTTTAGAGACAGTATTAGAAGGCGATGTTTCCGAGTTGGAAAAACAAAAAGCAATTCAAAACATATTTAAAGCAATTGATCAACTTTTAATGCGACTTTAA